The Diadema setosum chromosome 12, eeDiaSeto1, whole genome shotgun sequence genome has a segment encoding these proteins:
- the LOC140235940 gene encoding uncharacterized protein, which translates to MAMFTLSVSYAYTKRTLEGVKEKNVFVKDLGIGIRDDKLREYIPSGYQHAFLIRHPFLTFLSLRKANFRQLRCVGTISSEESDHTFDCRDYPELGEPWEYYPRLHALWTYVRESIDPNPIVIDSSDLLAKPVPMMTTFCEKVGLPYTESVVNWQDGAATGTSWKQPGNFVANDIYSSTAYSSTRLLAPAEPLSRDHLPPDVIALSDDAMQYYQDMYDHRLMITAT; encoded by the exons atggcgatGTTCaccctgtcggtctc ATATGCGTACACCAAAAGAACGCTGGAGGGAGTTAAAGAAAAGAACGTCTTCGTGAAGGACTTGGGCATTGGTATTAGAGATGACAAGCTTCGAGAATACATCCCGTCAGGTTATCAACACGCCTTTCTCATCCGGCATCCGTTTCTTACATTTCTCTCCCTACGCAAAGCGAATTTCAGGCAGCTCCGATGTGTCGGTACTATCAGCTCAGAAGAAAGCGATCATACGTTTGATTGTCGAGATTACCCGGAACTAGGGGAGCCGTGGGAGTACTACCCGAGACTACATGCTCTCTGGACCTACGTGAGGGAGAGCATTGATCCTAACCCGATCGTTATCGATTCTTCCGACCTTCTTGCCAAGCCTGTCCCCATGATGACCACATTCTGCGAGAAGGTTGGACTACCTTACACCGAGTCTGTCGTAAACTGGCAGGATGGGGCAGCGACTGGGACCTCGTGGAAGCAGCCTGGCAACTTCGTTGCGAACGACATTTACTCCTCAACGGCGTATTCAAGTACACGGCTGTTGGCTCCGGCAGAACCTTTATCACGTGACCACCTCCCTCCTGATGTCATAGCCTTGTCTGATGACGCCATGCAATACTATCAGGACATGTATGATCACCGCCTCATGATTACTGCAACTTAA